Proteins from one Gilliamella sp. ESL0443 genomic window:
- a CDS encoding ABC transporter permease: MQGYSSLILQGALVTIELAICSLILAIMMGVVCALGKLSQKPILQLLCQAYTSLIRGVPDLVLMMLIFFGLQFLLNSITDFLEVDMIEINPFVAGIITLGFIYGAYFTETFRGAFQSVPKTLIDAATALGLNKRQVFIYVRFPLMMRYALPGVANNWLVILKATALVSLLGLFDLVKATKTAGEATYQPLFFALLAGAFYLFFTSISNVVLWWLEKHYSAGITKAKL, encoded by the coding sequence ATGCAAGGCTATAGTTCATTAATATTACAAGGTGCACTAGTTACAATTGAATTAGCGATTTGTTCGCTAATTCTTGCCATAATGATGGGGGTAGTTTGTGCTCTTGGCAAATTATCTCAAAAGCCTATTTTGCAACTACTTTGTCAGGCTTATACCTCATTAATTCGTGGTGTGCCTGATTTAGTTTTGATGATGCTGATCTTTTTCGGTTTGCAATTTTTGTTAAATAGCATTACTGATTTTCTTGAAGTTGATATGATCGAAATCAATCCTTTTGTGGCAGGTATTATAACATTAGGATTTATCTACGGTGCTTATTTTACCGAAACCTTCCGCGGTGCTTTTCAATCGGTTCCCAAAACATTAATTGATGCTGCTACTGCATTAGGCTTAAACAAGCGTCAAGTTTTTATCTATGTGCGATTCCCATTGATGATGCGTTATGCTCTTCCCGGAGTTGCTAATAATTGGTTAGTCATTTTAAAAGCCACGGCACTTGTATCATTATTAGGATTGTTTGATCTAGTAAAAGCAACCAAAACCGCTGGCGAGGCAACCTATCAACCGCTATTTTTTGCCTTACTAGCCGGAGCGTTTTATCTATTTTTTACTTCTATATCTAATGTTGTTTTATGGTGGCTTGAGAAACATTATTCCGCCGGAATCACTAAAGCAAAATTATAA
- the nfo gene encoding deoxyribonuclease IV, which yields MKYIGAHVSASGGVDNAPINAYQIGATAFALFTKNQRQWHAKPLESAVIDSFKKRCERYGFTSKQILPHDSYLINLGSPDSEQLDKSRTAFLDEMQRCEQLGLTLLNFHPGSHLQKISVDECLARISESINITLDKTKNVVAVIENTAGQGSNLGYKFEHLAQIIDKIEDKSRVGVCIDTCHAFAAGYDLRTEKACKETFDEFEKIVGFKYLRGMHLNDAKSELASHVDRHDSLGKGTIGETAFKFIMQDSRIDEIPLILETVDPDLWKQEIAWLKEQEK from the coding sequence ATGAAATATATTGGTGCTCATGTGAGTGCTTCTGGTGGTGTCGATAATGCTCCAATTAATGCTTATCAAATTGGTGCAACGGCTTTTGCTTTATTTACTAAAAATCAACGCCAGTGGCATGCAAAACCGCTTGAATCAGCAGTGATTGATAGTTTCAAAAAACGCTGTGAACGATATGGATTTACTAGTAAACAAATCCTACCGCATGATAGTTACCTTATCAATTTAGGTAGCCCTGATAGTGAGCAACTCGATAAATCCCGAACAGCTTTTTTAGACGAAATGCAACGCTGTGAACAGCTAGGGTTAACTTTACTCAACTTTCATCCTGGTAGTCATCTACAAAAAATTTCGGTGGATGAGTGTTTGGCGCGTATTTCCGAATCGATAAATATCACTTTAGATAAAACTAAAAATGTTGTTGCAGTGATAGAAAACACCGCAGGGCAAGGGTCTAATCTCGGGTATAAATTTGAACATCTTGCACAAATTATTGACAAAATAGAAGATAAAAGTCGTGTTGGAGTCTGTATTGATACCTGTCATGCCTTTGCTGCCGGTTATGACTTACGTACTGAAAAAGCCTGCAAAGAGACTTTTGATGAGTTTGAAAAAATTGTTGGCTTTAAATACTTACGAGGTATGCACTTAAACGATGCTAAAAGTGAGTTGGCAAGCCATGTTGACCGTCATGATAGCTTAGGCAAAGGAACCATCGGTGAAACGGCATTTAAATTTATCATGCAAGACTCGCGAATCGATGAAATCCCTCTCATCCTCGAAACTGTCGATCCGGATCTTTGGAAACAAGAAATAGCTTGGTTAAAAGAGCAAGAAAAGTGA
- a CDS encoding lysine/arginine/ornithine ABC transporter substrate-binding protein gives MKRLFKIASVAMLLSCAWAIQAKVPESIKIGSDTSYAPFDFIDKNGEISGFNIEITKALCEKAKIKCEFQTTDFDALIPSLLSRKIDMISSSLMMTEKRKKQIAFSDEIFITNSRLIAKKGSDLLPTIESLKGKRIGVEQGTSQEHFANDKWRPNGVVIVPYQNQLQVFSDLAAGRLDAALQDEVTGSYAFLKQPQGKDFAFAGDVLSDKGYFDVGVGLGFRKKDDELREAFNQALVEILNDGTYKKINDKYFDFNVYGNKK, from the coding sequence ATGAAGCGTCTATTTAAAATTGCCTCGGTAGCGATGTTGTTAAGTTGTGCTTGGGCAATTCAAGCCAAAGTGCCTGAATCGATTAAAATTGGGTCGGATACATCCTACGCGCCGTTTGATTTTATTGATAAAAATGGTGAGATTAGTGGCTTTAATATCGAAATCACCAAAGCACTTTGTGAAAAGGCTAAGATCAAATGTGAGTTTCAAACTACTGATTTTGATGCGTTAATTCCCTCTTTATTGTCACGCAAAATCGACATGATATCCTCTTCATTGATGATGACGGAAAAACGTAAAAAACAGATAGCTTTTTCCGACGAAATTTTTATTACTAATTCTCGCTTAATCGCAAAAAAAGGCTCTGATTTGTTACCAACCATTGAGTCATTAAAAGGTAAGCGGATTGGCGTTGAGCAGGGGACTTCTCAAGAGCATTTTGCTAATGATAAGTGGCGCCCAAATGGTGTAGTGATTGTGCCATATCAAAATCAGTTACAAGTGTTTTCGGATCTGGCCGCGGGGCGTTTAGATGCGGCATTGCAAGATGAGGTTACTGGTAGCTACGCCTTTTTAAAACAGCCCCAAGGTAAAGACTTTGCGTTCGCTGGTGATGTGCTTAGTGATAAAGGTTATTTTGATGTTGGTGTTGGGCTAGGATTCCGTAAAAAGGATGATGAGCTTCGTGAAGCGTTTAATCAGGCACTTGTTGAAATTTTAAATGATGGCACCTATAAGAAAATCAATGATAAGTATTTTGATTTTAACGTTTATGGCAATAAAAAATAA
- the yccS gene encoding YccS family putative transporter produces MLFSIRMLVSLTGSTLVPWYFGSVSLVIPLTLGVVAAGLTEIDTRLLSRCINILLTLVCFAIATFSVELLFNFPLLFIVGLVSSTFMFIMLGTLGQRYGVIAFGSLLIAAYTMLGHNLFDDNYTLPCFLLLGALWYNIVSLIESIVQPIRTTQQTLANCFLKLSLYLDAKAAMFDPDETDGFRRQTLELTECNTQVINAFNDTKRSLFNRLKGFRGQSYIRKMLSYYFVAQDIHERASSSHGDYQALSEHFKHSDLLFRFARILNLQAKACAKLAVSIKLNQTYHHDPLFARYFAYLEEAIVQYQQHPNANMLFIKSLQNLYQNLQAIDLLLANIDTEQHLSKIQEDNQLIDEELTRFHDIFSRIKQNLTLKSSLFRHAIRMSLVLFVGYMVIFFSHLSHGYWIILTSLFVCQPNYSTTKYRLKLRVIGTILGIIIGIPLTYLFPSIEAQLVLIILTGWLFFLFKNSQYAYATAFITLLVFFSFSLIGESSISVAISRIIATLIGCFIAWFAVSFIWPDWKFRNLPKLLDRVCHDDSHYLALIGSQYVSGKTNDPKYRVARRAAHDSNADLSSLISLMTKEPHVKPDLIEQGFRLLTLNHTFISYLSTLGAHRDKNISPHTLELFDDVSLYIITILSNKKIDSEYLPLKKMVDDHLEIVSDDDKDNDLLVMQQLALILDILPEIIDLITSIEEKTN; encoded by the coding sequence TTGCTATTTAGTATTCGTATGCTGGTTAGTTTAACTGGCTCTACGCTCGTGCCTTGGTATTTTGGTTCAGTTTCGTTGGTGATTCCACTCACTTTAGGCGTGGTTGCCGCAGGCCTGACAGAGATTGATACCCGGTTGCTCAGTCGCTGTATTAATATTTTACTTACGTTAGTTTGTTTTGCGATTGCAACGTTTTCGGTCGAGTTGTTGTTTAATTTTCCTTTGTTATTTATTGTTGGATTAGTTAGCTCGACGTTTATGTTTATTATGCTTGGTACGCTTGGACAACGATATGGCGTGATTGCTTTTGGTTCGTTATTGATTGCTGCGTATACCATGCTGGGCCACAATCTGTTTGATGATAACTATACTCTGCCTTGCTTTCTACTATTGGGTGCACTTTGGTATAACATTGTTTCATTGATTGAATCTATAGTACAACCGATTCGTACAACTCAGCAGACATTAGCAAATTGCTTCTTGAAATTATCACTTTATCTTGATGCCAAAGCAGCGATGTTTGATCCTGATGAAACTGATGGCTTTAGACGACAAACGCTTGAATTAACAGAATGCAACACTCAAGTGATTAATGCGTTTAATGATACCAAGCGTTCGCTATTTAATCGTTTAAAAGGCTTTCGTGGGCAATCTTATATTAGAAAGATGCTTAGTTATTATTTTGTTGCCCAAGATATTCACGAACGAGCAAGCTCCTCTCATGGTGATTATCAAGCACTCAGTGAACACTTTAAGCATAGCGATCTGTTATTTCGTTTTGCAAGAATTTTGAATTTACAAGCTAAAGCTTGTGCCAAATTAGCGGTATCGATTAAATTAAATCAAACTTATCACCATGATCCGCTGTTTGCTCGTTATTTTGCTTATTTAGAAGAGGCAATCGTCCAATATCAACAGCATCCTAATGCCAATATGTTATTTATTAAATCGTTGCAAAATCTCTATCAAAATTTGCAAGCCATCGATTTATTATTGGCCAATATTGATACCGAGCAACACTTATCTAAGATACAAGAAGATAATCAGTTGATTGACGAGGAACTAACTCGCTTTCATGATATATTTTCACGAATTAAGCAAAATTTAACTTTGAAATCATCATTATTTCGTCATGCTATTCGTATGAGTCTAGTGCTTTTTGTGGGTTATATGGTGATTTTCTTCTCTCATCTTTCACATGGCTATTGGATTATTTTAACCAGTTTATTTGTTTGCCAACCTAACTATTCCACCACTAAATACCGCTTAAAATTGCGAGTAATCGGGACAATTTTAGGGATCATCATCGGGATTCCGTTAACCTATTTATTTCCAAGTATTGAAGCACAATTAGTATTGATTATTTTGACCGGCTGGTTGTTTTTTCTATTTAAGAATTCGCAATATGCCTATGCGACTGCTTTCATTACTTTATTAGTATTTTTTAGTTTTAGCTTGATCGGTGAAAGTAGTATTTCGGTGGCAATATCACGTATTATAGCAACGTTAATTGGATGCTTTATTGCATGGTTTGCGGTCAGTTTTATCTGGCCTGATTGGAAGTTTAGAAACTTACCTAAATTACTTGATCGAGTCTGCCATGATGATAGTCACTATTTGGCGCTAATTGGTAGTCAATACGTATCAGGTAAAACCAATGATCCTAAATACCGTGTTGCACGGCGAGCTGCACATGATAGTAACGCCGATTTATCTTCACTTATCAGCTTAATGACCAAAGAGCCTCATGTAAAACCCGATCTGATTGAGCAAGGTTTCCGATTATTAACACTTAATCATACATTTATCAGTTACTTGTCAACCTTAGGGGCGCATCGTGATAAAAACATCTCGCCCCACACGCTTGAACTATTTGATGATGTTTCGCTTTATATTATTACCATTTTGAGCAATAAGAAGATCGACTCTGAATATCTTCCTTTGAAGAAAATGGTGGATGATCATCTTGAGATTGTATCCGATGATGATAAAGATAATGATTTGCTGGTCATGCAACAGTTAGCTTTGATTTTGGATATTCTTCCGGAAATCATCGATTTAATTACCTCAATTGAAGAAAAAACTAATTGA
- the hisM gene encoding histidine ABC transporter permease HisM — protein MLEIIQDYWKALLWSDGYHITGLAMTLWILILSVSLGGILALVLAVGRNANHIFIKCPICLFTYVFRGTPLYVQLLIIYTGIYTLSFVSEHQYLSDFFQSGLNCTILAFTLNTCAYTTEVFAGAIRNVPSGEIQAATALGFNRWQLYRYIILPRAFRIALPAYSNEVIFMLHSTALAFTVTVQDVMKIARDIYAETYQPFHAFGIAAVIYLCVSFVLIFGFKQLEKHCLAYMRVNEKVI, from the coding sequence ATGTTAGAAATCATTCAAGATTATTGGAAAGCACTATTATGGTCGGATGGATACCATATTACAGGTCTGGCAATGACGCTTTGGATCTTGATTCTGTCTGTGTCATTAGGTGGGATTTTAGCACTAGTGTTAGCGGTGGGGCGAAATGCTAACCATATCTTCATTAAATGCCCGATTTGTTTGTTTACTTATGTTTTTCGTGGGACGCCACTTTATGTGCAGTTATTGATTATCTATACCGGCATATATACATTAAGTTTTGTTAGCGAACATCAATACTTAAGTGACTTTTTCCAAAGTGGATTAAATTGTACTATTTTAGCTTTTACACTCAATACTTGCGCATACACTACTGAGGTTTTTGCTGGTGCGATTCGTAATGTACCAAGTGGTGAAATTCAGGCCGCTACCGCACTTGGTTTTAATCGTTGGCAATTGTATCGCTATATTATTTTACCAAGAGCTTTTCGAATTGCATTGCCTGCTTATAGCAATGAAGTGATTTTTATGTTGCACTCAACCGCATTAGCTTTTACTGTGACGGTTCAAGATGTGATGAAGATAGCCCGTGATATTTATGCTGAAACCTATCAACCTTTTCATGCCTTTGGGATTGCAGCGGTGATCTATTTGTGTGTGAGTTTTGTTCTGATTTTTGGCTTTAAACAACTCGAAAAACATTGCTTAGCTTACATGCGGGTTAATGAAAAAGTGATATAA